A genomic window from Candidatus Thiocaldithrix dubininis includes:
- a CDS encoding tetratricopeptide repeat protein, whose protein sequence is MKCPHNKRLNLIGGMLLFYCTQTLAADAATTASAPAIDLPVPTPAPSWFLEKALDPKQVGLHDLVLDNNSVFLGTGEADKVVIKNVDIKNGKITAWSEDTKQPGIYLGLGLNPANNGTPYLICRQCNVTDPASKASFKYDGIVFAKPDVSFADVAKTLKPKDTPATYIFDDETKLTVKPTTFGTVNYSDPRYLQSLGYGDYINLPVYTILYDKAKAGDTKAQFVYGLYWREVAGLDPSGDAETHFKAIMQALAPNNNDAKLWLANIYKAGDKAKDAVPLYETLIKTNNNPMAAYKLGMIYANGNTDNKDLAKACQLFAQATQGGLDLAQYDWGYCLYNGEAGKTDKTKGEQYMALSAANNVFYGTSRYNDCDVELPKIENNTLIFKTCPEKSN, encoded by the coding sequence ATGAAATGCCCTCATAATAAGCGCCTCAACCTAATCGGGGGAATGTTATTATTTTATTGCACACAAACGTTGGCAGCCGATGCTGCTACTACTGCTAGTGCCCCTGCCATTGATTTACCCGTACCAACGCCCGCACCTAGTTGGTTTTTAGAAAAAGCGCTTGATCCTAAACAAGTAGGTTTACACGATTTGGTTTTAGATAATAACAGTGTATTTTTAGGCACAGGTGAAGCCGATAAAGTTGTTATTAAAAATGTTGATATAAAAAATGGTAAAATCACCGCGTGGTCCGAAGATACTAAACAGCCCGGTATTTATTTAGGTTTAGGCTTAAATCCGGCTAATAACGGCACGCCTTATTTAATTTGCCGCCAGTGTAATGTCACTGATCCGGCTAGCAAAGCCAGCTTTAAATACGATGGTATTGTATTTGCCAAACCGGATGTTAGTTTTGCGGATGTTGCTAAAACGCTTAAACCCAAAGATACGCCTGCCACCTATATCTTTGATGACGAAACTAAACTAACCGTTAAACCTACTACTTTTGGTACAGTAAACTATAGCGACCCACGTTATTTACAATCGCTCGGTTATGGCGATTATATTAATTTGCCGGTCTATACCATTTTATACGATAAGGCCAAAGCAGGTGATACGAAAGCGCAATTCGTTTATGGCTTATATTGGCGAGAAGTCGCCGGACTTGATCCTAGTGGTGATGCTGAAACACATTTCAAAGCTATTATGCAAGCATTAGCCCCTAATAATAATGATGCTAAGTTATGGTTGGCTAACATTTACAAAGCCGGTGATAAAGCTAAAGATGCAGTGCCCCTATATGAAACACTCATCAAAACCAATAATAACCCAATGGCTGCTTATAAACTGGGTATGATTTATGCTAATGGAAACACAGATAATAAAGATTTAGCCAAAGCCTGCCAGCTCTTTGCACAGGCAACACAAGGTGGTTTAGATTTAGCGCAATATGATTGGGGTTATTGTTTATATAATGGTGAAGCTGGCAAAACTGATAAAACCAAAGGCGAGCAATATATGGCATTATCCGCTGCCAATAATGTATTTTATGGTACATCACGTTACAATGATTGTGATGTAGAGTTGCCGAAAATTGAAAATAATACTTTAATTTTTAAAACCTGCCCCGAAAAATCTAATTAA